aggacaggaaatcgagaccatcctggctaacatggtgaaaagccatctctactaaaaatataaaaaattagctgggcatggtggcgggcacctgtagtcccagctactcgtgaggctgagacaggagaatcgctagaaccggggaggcagaagttgcagtgagccgagatcacgccactgcactccagcctgggtgacagagcgagactccatctcaaaaataaataaataaataaattaattaattaattaaaaaaatatatagggtctcatcattgtcacccaggctgcagtacagtggtgcaatcgtagctcactgcaaacctccaactcctgggctcagagatactcctgcctcatcagcctcccaagtaggtgcactacaggcatataccaccatgctcagctaattttattttattttattttattttattttattttttgagacggagtcttgctctgtagcccgggctggactgcagtggccggatctcagctcactgcaagctccgcctcccgggtttacgccattctcctgcctcagcctccggagtagctgggactacaggcgcccgccacctcgcccggctagttttttgtattttttttagtagagacggggtttcaccgtgttagccaggatggtctcgatctcctgacctcgtgatccgcccgtctcggcctcccaaagtgctgggattacaggcttgagccaccgcgcccggccgctcagctaattttaagtacattttgtagagacagggtctcactctgttgtccaggctggtcttgaacttctgggctcaagcgatcctctttatcttggcctcccaaagtactgggattacaggtgtgagccactgtgccctgcctgggTACTGTATTTTTACCAGCTGCACTGAACACCCCAGGATGTGGTCACAACACTGATTACCCAacgctttatttatttatttatttatttatttatttatttatgaatgagacggagtcttgttctgtctcccaggctagagtgcaaagatgcaatctcggctcatagcaacctctgcctcccgggttcaagcgtttttcctgccgcagcctcccaagcagctggaattacaggtgcccgtcacacACCtcgctaacttttttgtatttttagaagcgacagggtttaaccatgttggccagcctggtcttgaactcctaacctcaggtgatcctcccgcctcggcctcccaaagtgctgggattataggcatggccaccatgccctgcctacccaacacttttttttttttttttttttgaggcggagtcttgctctgtcgcccaggctggagtgcagtggcacgatctcggctcactgcaagctctgcctcctgggttcacgccattctcctgcctcagcctcccgagtagctgggactacaggcgcccgccaccacgcccggctaatttttttgtattttttttttttttttttttttttttttttttttttgagacggagtctggctcagtcgcccaggctggagtgcagtggcgcgatctcggctcactgcaagctccgcctcccgggttcacgccattctcctgcctcagcctcccgggtagccgggactacaggcgcccgccacctcgcccggctaattttttgcattttttagtagagacggggtttcaccgtgttagccaggatggtctcgatctcctgacctcgtgatccgcccgcctcggcctcccaaagtgctgggattacaggcgtgagccaccgcgcccggcctttttttgtatttttagtagagatggggtttcaccgtgttagccaggatggtctcgatctcctgacctcgtgatccacccatctcggcctcccaaagtgctgggattacaggcttgagccaccgcgcccggccttacccAACACTTTAATAACAGATGTTGAGTAGTTTCCCGGATCACATCCCAGACAACGCTGCAGAACACGTCTGTGGCGCAGCAGTGAGAAGGGACAGGAAAGGCACTATGGCCAAGACCCAGGCTCGCCCTGCTCACAGTTGGGTCCTGAGATGGAGGCCAGCTCACACTGGGTCTGGAGCTGCTCTGCAATGCCTGTCCTCAGGAACGCCCCCCGGCGTGCGCATGTGCatgcgtgtttgtgtgtgcatgtgcacagaaGGGCTGCTCACCGTCCTCCACGTAGTCGATGGTGGAGAGATGCTGGATCCGGCTGGACACCACGCTGCCCTGCCTCCTCAGCTTGGGGCGCTGAACAGGAGCCTGTGAGGAGCTGGGGTCCGAGGGCGGGCCCGTCGCACTGTCCTGGGGGCCTGCGGGCTCCGCCACCTGGCTCAGTTCAATGCAGTACTCAATGAGGCTGCTCATCAGCtcggcctggggaggagggggcagTGTGACGCCTGGCCAGACCCCCCCTTCCATGCCTGTTGCTGAGTCTGCTCTCTGGTTGGGGAAGCAGGGGAGGGGACACACATCGctcaggagggagggagtggggaggcagGGGAGCTGTCCCACTCGGATGACTGTGAAGGTGAGTCCTGGTGGATGAGGAGGGGTCCCCAGGTCTGGGAGTTCGGGTGGGAAAGAAAGAACATTCTAGTCAGAAGGTGCAGCCCAGGAAGGCTGACCCAGTGGGCagaagaggtggggagggagggggaaaggagccCGGCTGCTGCAAAGAGGAGGAAGAGTGGGGAGGCGGGGCGGGGAGGCGGGTAGTGCTGGCTGGGAGGAAAACCTGCAGCCAGGAGGAAGGGGCGAGATGTCACCGGGGCAGGGGCGGGTGGCTCCCCAACAGCACATTCTTCAAAACTGACTCCTACTCAACAGGTGTGAAGCATGAGGCACACTGACAGAAAAGATACAGCAGCCAGGTACCAGCAGGCACAGCTGGGCACCAAGGACAGGGCCCTCAGGGGTCTGAGGGAGTCACAGACAGAGGGCATCAAGAGGGTGGTGCCCCTTAGTCAGGACACAGGTATTTCCTGAGTGCCTCccacgtgccaggcactgctgcAGGCCTAGGACAAGGTGAGTCCAAGTAGACAGGAATGGtcacctgtgcttctgactgGTGGGGCTGGGTCAGACGCTGGGAGTGGCCCTGCGGAGACTGGCCTGGCTCCTGCCTTTCTAAGGGCAGCTACAACCCCCCTGGGTGGGTGAGGGGGGCACTGCTGCCCGGCCCAGAAGGAAGAGCAGAGGCCTGGTGGACTGTCCACCCGCACTCCTCTGCTCACCGAGTGGACTCCACCAGCCAAAGGGCAGTGGGCTGGCGAGGGGACGGCAGCTGGTGGGGACGGAGTCCTGAGCTGCAACCATAACAGGGAAGCCTTCTAAGTCCCCTAGAACAAAAACTGCACAGCAACATGCCTTTGAGGCTCAGGGAGCCTGCCGTTCACATGCAGCTGAAAGAGGAAGTTCCGTTGAACATCCGTCCAAGAAAAAACTCAGCAAGCCAGGGTCAgaaaggaacttcctcaacctgattaAACACATCTCGGAAGAACCCACAGCAAAATCCCACTTATTCAGTGAAAGACAATACCTTCTCTCAGGCCGGGTGCGTCAGGGACGCCTGCTCACACCTATCCATCCTACACTGGGGGTCAGAGGCACTGTCAGGCAAGGCAAGCAAGAGGCACAGATAGGAAAGTGAGACCCAGCTTTCCCCACTCACAGACCACATGACTGTCCACATAGAAagtcccaggccaggccaggcgccatggctcatgcctgtactccgagcactttgggaggctgaggcgggtggatcacctgaggtcaagagtttgagaccagcctggccaacacggtgaaatcccatctgtacaaaaatacaaaaattagctgggcgtggtggcaggctcctgcaatcccagctactcaggaggctgaggtgagagaatcgctcgaacctaggaggcggaggttgcagtgagctaagattgtgccattgcactccagcctgagcgacagagcgagactcagtctcaaaaaaaaaagacccaggcagacacaggggctcacgcctgtaatcctagcactttgggaggccaaggtgggagaatcatttcaggccaggagttcaagattagcctgggcaacatagtgagaccttgtctctacaaatataataaaataaagttagcctggcacggtggtgcacacctgtggctTGGGatgacagcttgagcccaggaggttgaggatgcagtgagctatgattgcgccagaACGAGAGtgtttccaaaaaaacaaaaacaattggccgggcgcggtggctcacacctgtaatcccagcactttgggaggccgagatgggcggatcatgaggtcaggagattgagaccatcctggctaacacagtgaaaccccatatctactaaaaatacaaaaaataagccagttgtggtggcgggcgcctgtagtcccagctactcgggaggctgaggcaggagaatggcgggaacccgggaggcagagcttgcagtgagccgagatcgtgccactgcactccagcctgggcgacagagtgagactccgtctcaaaaaaaacaaaacaaaacaaacaaacaaacaaaaaacaattatatttctatacaaGGAAATGATCAAttggaaattgaaattaaaaacagtgGCATTTACAGTAGCaccgaaagaaaaaaaaaacagggataaatctaacaaaagaaatagaagctttgtatgctgaaaactataaaatattaatgaaacaaatcagagacaaataaatggagatacagaaataaatggaatggAAGACTTAAGAGGTCAGTTACCTCCAAAGTAATCAATGCAATCTCAATAAAAATCCTAGGCAGCCTTTTTTCGGGGGGTGAATCGGGGAGCGTCCTAGAAATCAATAAGCTGATGCTAAAACTtctatggaaatgcaaaggaactGGAATAGCTGAAACCattttgaaaagaacaaagttcTGAACATCtgtctacctgatttcaagacttattataaaggtTCAAAAATCAATATATCATGTGATTATTATTGAAAGACACACATAGATCAGTGGTTTAGAAGAGGgaatccagaaacagacccataTACGCACAgcaaattgattttcaacaaagaggTCAGGGCAAttcaatgtgtttttcttttctttctttttttttttttttttattgagatagagtctcactctgttgcctaggctggagtgcagtggtaccatctcagctcaccacaatctccacctcccgggttcaagtgattctcgtgcttcagtcccccaagtagtagctgggattacaggcgtgtgccaccacacctggccaatttttcgtatttttcgtatttttcgtagagacgggggttttgctatattggccaggctggtcttgagctcctggcctaaagagatccgcccaccttggcttcccaaagttctgggattacaagcatgatccactgtgcctgccAATTCaatgtcttttcaacaaatgacacCGAAACAATTGAGAATCTGTAAACACGAACATGAACACTGACCTGTATATCACACCTGATGTAAAATATTGACTGGGATGGCTGGTAGGCTTATATTTAcacaacttccacaagaaaacGTGACAAAATCTTTGTGGTCTTGGGTTAGGCAAAATTTCTTAGGAAACAAAAAGCATAAAccagtctccgtctcaaaaaaaaaaaaaaagaaaaaagaaaattgtgaacTTTGAACATAAAGGTGAGAATATCTTGGAGTTCAAAGCCATGAGGCAGGGACAGGAGTGCCCTCGAGTGGGGGCCAGGAAAATGGGGAGCAGCAAGGGAAGCTGGGGGAGGAGGTGGCTGGTGGGGGCGGAAAGAAGCTTCCAGGAACGTGTGGTTAAGCTGAGAAGGGGGAGGGGCCTCCTGTGGCAAAGCAGAGGCCCATGGGGCTAGGAGCAGCCCCCAGTATGGGAGGCACAGGGGTGGGGTCTGGCTGTGAAGGGAGGGGTGAAGGTGGGGAAGGGCATCAAAAGGAAGCTGGAAAGGTGTGGGATGAAAGATCCAGAGAGACCTAAGATGAAGACAAGACAGGGTGGGAGCAGTCCTGAAAGGGCCCTGCGGCAGGGAGGGGCCTCTGATGTGACCCAAGTGGGAGAGgaaaggcaggggagggaggctggggtggaagaggTGCTCAGTGCTGAGTAAAACACGCCGAATGAAGGGGAAAATCAAACACAGGCTTGGAGAGGCCCAGTGCTTCCACGCCCACCACAGGGGACAGTGAGCAGGGTCACAACAGCACTGCTCTTGGGGACAGGAGGAGAgggtgcaggctggtctcaaagcacTGGGCAAGCCCTCAACAAACAGCTGCCGGAACCCACAGCTGCCACCGCCACCGGCGTGGAGTCCGCAGACCAGGCCTCCTGACCTCCCAGGGCGGCTCTGGGTCAGCAGGAGTCAAGGCACCCCTTGTACCCAGGCCGCTTTCATCCTCAGGCCCAAGGCAGCTTCTCACCTCCTTCCCTGCCAGCCTGGTGCCTCTAATCGTCTGGGACCCAGGGCACCTGGGCCCGGCCTCCCCACCCGTGTGCAGGCACCACCCGCGCTACCTGCTTGGAGTAGATCTTGAGGAGCTTGTTGACAGGCGTGCCCTCGCTGTCTCCGTCGAACTCCAGCCACAGGATGGGCTCCTCCTCCTCGGGGGAGGTGTGGTCCCACGACAGCTCCTGGAAGCGCAGGCCCAGCAGGACGTGCTGGCCAGCAGGAGACACAGAGCCAGGCTTGACCCCTGGGCAGAGGTctgctccccaccccatcccactcAGACACCACCAGGAGGGGACACCTGGCCAGGGTGTGTGCCTCTCCAAGGCTGACTCTACATTTGTTCGTGTGTTTCTCTAAGGAGAGAGCCTCAGCTTTCATCAGAGTCTCCCGGGGGCTGCGGTCCAGGGAGGCTGAGATCCCCTCTCCCACAAGTCCCACCAGCGGGCCAAGCCCCTGACAGCTGGGGATGCACGTCGGGGAGGAGGCAGGTGGGGAAGGGGAGCCTCTTCTATGAGGTTGGGGGTGGCATCTAGCATGAGGCTGAGCTGGGCCCTGCCTCCCAGGGCACAGATGGCAGGAGGGGCTGAGGTCCCTCTTCCGGGACAAccagaagccagtcaaaactccTCTGCTGGCTTAGGGGTGAATTTCTGCCAGGGACAGGTAATCTGCCCCACGGGGCTGGCTGCTGACGCGGCCCTCTACCCAGGGCTGGCCACCAAACGCAGGGAGAAGAGGACATGGTCAGCCCAAGAGGGCTCCCCAGCAACAGGGTCTTCTGGAGCACCAGGCTGTTCTCTAGCCATCAGCCAGGCAGAACAGAGGGCCCTGCTGCCCTCCCTCCACTCAGGGGTGGAAGTCCCAGCTGCGGCCTCCCCTGCCCCGGCCACGCCACAGCCTAGCATGTTGGGCAAGAGGACCCAGGATCACCCTCAGGGGCTACAAAGACATCTGAGGGAGGCAGGGTCCCTCCCAGAtagtccacccaccttgccccCAGACCCCCACAGGCCCAGAGGAACCAGGAAGGCCTGAGTCAGGAGCCCCCTCCCATCCTCTCCACCCTGGAGGAGCTGGGGGCGGTACCTTCTCTCTGCTGTCGATGACGTGCACGCCTTCCAGACTGATGGCCACAGAAACTGGCTTGCGCCCACCCCGGTGCAAAAAGCCTTGGGCTGGCTTGTCAACCTCGCCGTGGAAGAAGGCACATCTAGGGAGCAGACTGGGGTCAGCCTCCGGCCGGCATCAAAAATGCTGAGGGAGGCTGCTCGAGGCCCCAGCCTGGGCCCTGAGAAGCTTCTGCTGTTTGGGTGACTAAACCCGCTCTGGGGAAGGGAGAAACGGAGGTGGGAGGCTTTGTGGGGAGACAGCATCTGAGCTGGCAGTGTGTGACTGGAGGGAGAAAGGCCTGATGGCACACAGAAGGGTGGGCACTGCAGGCGGAGGGAAGCGCGTGGCCCCAGGCGTGGAGCAAACCAGTCATGTGGGCCTGGCACTTGGTCTGGGGGCCAGGGCTGCGGGAGGCGGCCAGGAGAGCCGGCTGGCCACTGTCCGGGCAGACACCTTTCAGTAGCAGGGGCCTGCTGGGAAGTGCGAGGAGGTGAGGGGAGTGGCTCTAGGGCTCAAAACTGAGAAGAGCTGCCGCCTGTCCCTCCTGCAGCCTCGCCTTCTCCCATCCCTCGGGTTCACCCTTGCCCTCACCACCCACTGAGCCAGAGCCCAAGTTAAACCCCGCTCTCTCCACACAACGGGACGGAGCCGGAGACCAGCACGGGCCACCTTGAATTCCTAGGGCCGTCTGCTGGAAGacttctgtcccccaggctcagCTGATGGCCAGACCTCCGATTTCACTGAGGAAACCGAGCAGCCAGGAGAGGGCCCCCTGCCGGTCAGCACACATGGCTGTCACCTCCCCCTCAAAATCACTACAAGCCCTGTTTTTTCACCCCATTTTACAGCAGGGCTGTGATAGCTGGTCACACTCGCTGTCTCCATCCCTGCTCACGCTTGCCCACCAGGCTGGAGCCCACGTCCCTCGCCGGCTGCCAGGAGGACAAGCGGGACGTGCGCTCGGAGCTACTGCAGCTGGAGCCCTCCTGCCTTGCTAGGGGCCCAGGGCCCCTTCTCACCTGGCCCACACTTGCCTCCCAGCATCTCTCCAGGCTTCAGGTGCCATCCATATGCACAGGATTCACCAAATATGAGCTTCAGTTCAGACTGCACTAGACACCAGATGCCCACTCGAAGTTGCCAGTGGGGCGCCTAACAAGCATCTCAAAATCAACATGTCCAAAGCAAGCtcccagccgggcacagtggctcacgcctacaatcctagtgctgtgggaggctgaggcgggaggatcacttgaccccaggagttccagaccagcctgagcaacaggcaaaaccctgtctctacacaaaatacaaaaattaggccgggtgtgctggctcccagcactttgggaggctgaggcaggcggatcacctgaggttgggagttcgaggccagcctggccaacatggtgaaaccccatctctactaaaaatacaaaaattagccaggcatggtggtacgtgcctatagtccctgctacttgggaggctgaggcaggagaatcgcttgaacccggaaggcagaggctgcagtgagccaagatatgacactgcactccagcctgggcaacaagagcaatactccatctcaaaaaacaaaaacaaaaacaaaaaaaaacccaggcatggtggtgcacacctgtggtcccagctactcaggaggcttgcttgagccccggaggtcgagcctgcagtgagctatgattgtgccactgcactccagtctgagtgacagagcaagaccctgtctcaaaacaaaaaccaccacaTTCCTACACTTCCCCTGACCGCTCCACAGCACCGCCCCCAGCTCAGCTGATGATGAAACCATCTGCCAGGGGCTTAGGCCagttctctctgcctcctctccttTGCTTCGTCCACTGCACATCCATCTGGCAAATGCTGTCACTCTGCCCTCAGATGCCCTGCATCTGACCATCTCGCCTGTTCTGACCACAGGGCCCGAGCCACACCCCACCCTCTGGTCTCCTGGCTGCCGCCTGTGCCCACTGACAGGCTCTCCTCAACCTCTCTGTTCTTGTCTCTCTCCACTAGAACGTCAGCTTCACTAGGCAGGGGCATGGTGTCTGGCTCACAGGGGCCTCCAGTGCCCAGGGAGCGCGCGTGCAGTAGGTGCACAGAGCTGTTTGTTAGACACCAACTTCGTGACAGACAGAGCCGGCTGAAGGCGAGGTCGGCTGGGCCAGTGACCAGCCGACTGTGCCAGGTAGGAGGAGAGGACCCATCCAAAGGGTCCCAGCCCCTGacaggggaaaggggaggaggacaGGTGCCCAGTTTGGGATGGTGGGGCCTGAGGTGCTCGGGACAAGACACCACTTCATGGGGACATAGCTCAGTTGGGGCAGAAGTGGGCTCACTGGCAGCTGTGTTAGCAAAGCCCAAGGACAGTCTGCAGGGGGGTTGGGGGACCACGGTGCTGTGCCTCTCACCCGTAGAAGGGCAGCTCGTGGCACTTGAAGAGGTAGGCACGGTAGTGGGTGCCCAGGGCAGCCTCGTATCCGCCGTCGCTGCCAACCTCCTGCACCTGGCGGTAGGCGTTCAGCAGGCCCTGCTCGCCCGGCCCGGCCCTGGTCCCGCGGCCCCGAAGGGCAGCAAAGAGACCCTGGCCCCGCTTGCAGAggtgggcagggaggaaggagtcCAGCTTCTCCCTGTGGAGGAAGGAAGACGGGTGCTAGC
Above is a genomic segment from Chlorocebus sabaeus isolate Y175 chromosome 1, mChlSab1.0.hap1, whole genome shotgun sequence containing:
- the FRMD8 gene encoding FERM domain-containing protein 8 isoform X2, with protein sequence MDGTEGSTGQPGPAERSHRSSVSSVGARAADVLVYLADDTVVPLAVENLPSLSAHELHRAVREVLQLPDIALDVFALWLVSPLLEVQLKPKHQPYKLGRQWPELLLRFTSAPDDDVAMDEPFLQFRRNVFFPKRRELQIRDEEVLRLLYEEAKGNVLAARYPCDVEDCEALGALVCRVQLGPYQPGQPAACALREKLDSFLPAHLCKRGQGLFAALRGRGTRAGPGEQGLLNAYRQVQEVGSDGGYEAALGTHYRAYLFKCHELPFYGCAFFHGEVDKPAQGFLHRGGRKPVSVAISLEGVHVIDSREKHVLLGLRFQELSWDHTSPEEEEPILWLEFDGDSEGTPVNKLLKIYSKQAELMSSLIEYCIELSQVAEPAGPQDSATGPPSDPSSSQAPVQRPKLRRQGSVVSSRIQHLSTIDYVEDAAWEAAAGKTLEPGRQRLL
- the FRMD8 gene encoding FERM domain-containing protein 8 isoform X3, yielding MDGTEGSTGQPGPAERSHRSSVSSVGAREVQLKPKHQPYKLGRQWPELLLRFTSAPDDDVAMDEPFLQFRRNVFFPKRRELQIRDEEVLRLLYEEAKGNVLAARYPCDVEDCEALGALVCRVQLGPYQPGQPAACALREKLDSFLPAHLCKRGQGLFAALRGRGTRAGPGEQGLLNAYRQVQEVGSDGGYEAALGTHYRAYLFKCHELPFYGCAFFHGEVDKPAQGFLHRGGRKPVSVAISLEGVHVIDSREKHVLLGLRFQELSWDHTSPEEEEPILWLEFDGDSEGTPVNKLLKIYSKQAELMSSLIEYCIELSQVAEPAGPQDSATGPPSDPSSSQAPVQRPKLRRQGSVVSSRIQHLSTIDYVEDGKGIRRVKPKRTTSFFSRQLSLGQGSYTVVQPSDSLEQG